Sequence from the Fulvivirga ligni genome:
GTATCGGCTGAAACGGCTTGATGAGTTTATAGATCAATACAAACAAGCATTTTCTCCATTTATGCATTAAGCCCTTCGTGGTTTTCGGTAGGCATAATAGCTAAGAACTATTTTCAAGGCCTCGTGCACTGCCTGGTTGATGGGCATAAGCTTCATTCCAAGCTCTGAATCAATGGCTCTAAGTTGAAAATAATAGTTTCTCATCACCGGTGTGGGTCTTCCTTCAGCTATATGCTGCACTGCCTTTTGATAAACTAATTGTTTCTCAGTTTTTATAGTTTGGCAAGTAACCAGCTTGGGTTCGCCATTCTTATCCAGCACAGCGGCATTACCAAAAAGTCTGCAAATAAGGCCTCTGTATTTATACTGACTACAAAATCCGGACTCGTTTTCCTTTAAGAAAGGGCGAAACATTCGGCAAAAAGGATCATCGCTGGAAGTGTCTAATTCTTCAAGCCATTGATAAGCCTGCCCTTCTTTAAAGAGGTGGTAGGCTAACGGCAAAAATTCCAATGCAGCTGCCGAAATATCTGGCTTTTTGCAACATAGACCGCATCCTGAGACGCACTGTAAACCCGTTGCATTCTTAAAGGTAGCCAGGTCCCTTTCCAGGCTGGAGAATACCCGTTCTACAGCCTGAACTTTACGATAAATTGACATTCGTAAAAAACCGGCACGAAGATATTTAGAAGTCCGATAATTCTGATCTGTTAGATCTAAATTTATTTTGCAAGACCGTGGCTGTTATAACTGAATGTAGTAGTTGAACTGTAAAAACGGCACATGATTCAAATTACTAAACAAATCATTTGACCGCCATTGAAAATTAAACTCCAATTTGTTTCTCTGAGCCAATAAGTAGCCAACCCCAGCAGTTAGCCTATTATCCAGAGAAGCATCTGTAGTTTTGCCTGTGGTGTATAATAGCTCATTGGATGCCATTGCATAAAATTCTTTTGGATTGAGCTCCTCTCCTGATAACGGAGCATCTAAGGAAAATCTATACCTAAAACGCCAGCGATAATTATCATTTTGCCAGCGCTCATCTACTCTCAGTCTACTGGCATAGCGCTGATTTAAGTTACTGTGCGCCCAGCTAATCTGCTGAGTTAATCGGTGCTCATACAAATATTCCTCCTCCTCAAAGGGATCTCGATAGCGATATTTGTAGCCCGCACTTAGCTTCACGTTACTCAACCAATGATAGGTGAAAAATTGGCTCAGTTCAAAAAACTCGGTTACAGTACCTGCATCCTCTAGGGTAGTAAGTCTGGCACCTAAACTAGTATTCGCCGACCAGCGTGATTTTATTTTGTAATTTACTGAAACTCCTGGCTCATAGCTTATTTTATCTTCTTGTGCCTTTGCGCTGCTTAAAAAAAGGCTCATCATTAAAGCCAATGCAAGGCACCCTCTACTCTTAATACAAGATATGATCATCGGCCCTCCCCACTATTTCCCTCTGTTCTAAAAATTTTCCCTGCTCATCGAATAGCATCTCATAACCTTGCCACGAGTTATTCTGAAGCACACTTATGATCAATTCATATCTTATTGTAAATCTACTTTCATTGGCATGAGCCGAATAAAATATTTGCTGTAGACTGGCAGATGGATCACTATATTGCTTTTGGCTTTTTCTTATCTGATAATTGGCATATTTCGCCAAATGATCTGCAACATTTTGGATCACATTATCTGGCAAAGCCATGAAGCAGACCAACCGTTCTATATCTTCTAACATCCCATTTTTATTAAATTCAATACTATAAAGGATGTGGTCTTTTTTCAGCTTTATCTCATAACTGGTACGGCCGCTGTCAGACTCAAAGTAATACTTCACTTTCTTTGCGTCATTTATAATTTGATCTGCCTGATCTAATATGCTGGCAGGCAATTCCTTAGCTTTAATCCGCACCTCCTTTTCCGCCTTGTATTTTTGGGCGTGCGCACAAGTACAGATGATAAATAGTACTAGTATGGCCGCATACTTTAAAATTAACTTCATATTAAATTTTAAAACCGTGAAATCTGATATTGGTTTATCAATAACCATCAAGGAAAAATAAACCTGTGGTAAGCCCCAGATAGCACCGGATTTATACCATGCTCTCTTCCTGGCTCCCACTTTGGTCCGTTTTGTAATATTTCCATGGCCATTTCACTCAACTCATGATCATCACTACTGTATACTCTAATGTTATAGACATTGCCTTTTTTATCCACATCGAAGAGCAATTCTACAGCACCTTTTGGGAAAGAATTGGGAAGGCTTTCTATGCGCTCCGTTAAGTAGGCCTGGAACTTTTCATAGCCACCTTGTGGATAGGGCTGATAAATGGAGGCATCATACTCATACATTTCTCCATCTTTAGAATAGGATATTCCTTTAGTGAGCCTGCCCTGATCAAAAAACTCTTTGAAGTAGGGCTGGCCATTGGCATAGTAGCCAAAGCTGAGGCTGTCTTTCAGGCCATTAGTAAAATGCTGATAGGAGGCTATAA
This genomic interval carries:
- a CDS encoding DUF2490 domain-containing protein, with amino-acid sequence MMSLFLSSAKAQEDKISYEPGVSVNYKIKSRWSANTSLGARLTTLEDAGTVTEFFELSQFFTYHWLSNVKLSAGYKYRYRDPFEEEEYLYEHRLTQQISWAHSNLNQRYASRLRVDERWQNDNYRWRFRYRFSLDAPLSGEELNPKEFYAMASNELLYTTGKTTDASLDNRLTAGVGYLLAQRNKLEFNFQWRSNDLFSNLNHVPFLQFNYYIQL
- a CDS encoding YkgJ family cysteine cluster protein, with amino-acid sequence MSIYRKVQAVERVFSSLERDLATFKNATGLQCVSGCGLCCKKPDISAAALEFLPLAYHLFKEGQAYQWLEELDTSSDDPFCRMFRPFLKENESGFCSQYKYRGLICRLFGNAAVLDKNGEPKLVTCQTIKTEKQLVYQKAVQHIAEGRPTPVMRNYYFQLRAIDSELGMKLMPINQAVHEALKIVLSYYAYRKPRRA